A window of Terriglobales bacterium genomic DNA:
CCGTGCCGGCGTTCACGTACCCCACCGCCCGCATCGCCGACACCGCCAGGCCGAGGAGGCGCTCCCGGGCCGCGGGATCCACCACCGGCGAGGGGCACTCCTCCACGAGCTTCTGGTGGCGCCGCTGGATGGAGCACTCGCGCTCGCCCAGGCTGATGACGTGCCCGTGCGAGTCCGCCAGCACCTGGAACTCGATGTGCCGCGGCTGCTCGATGAACTTCTCCATGTAGAGGTCGCCGTTGCCGAAGGCCGCCGCGGCCTCCGACTGCGCCTGCGTGAACAGCGGCGGCAGCTCCTCCGCCGTGCGGATCACGCGCATGCCGCGCCCCCCGCCTCCCGCCGACGCCTTGATGATGACCGGGTAGCCGATCTCCTTGGCCCACTCCAGCGCTTCCCGGTCGCTCTCCAGCACCCCTTCCGACCCGGGCAGGATCGGCACGCCCGCCTTCTTCATCGTCATGCGCGCCTTTTCCTTCTCGCCCATCAGGCGCGTCACGTTCGGCGGCGGACCGATGAACTTGATGTGCGAGGTCTCGCACACTTCGGCGAAGTTGGCGTTCTCGCTCAGCAGACCGTAGCCGGGGTGGATGGCGTCCACGTTGCACAGTTCGGCCGCCGAGATCACTGCCGGCACGTTCAGGTAGCTGTCGGCGGAGCGCGGCGGCCCGATGCAGATGGCTTCGTCCGCAAAGCGCACGTGCAGCGAGTTGCGGTCGGCTTCGCTGTAGACCGCGACCGTGCGGATGCCCAGCTCCTTGCAGGCGCAGATCACCCGCAGCGCGATCTCCCCGCGATTCGCGATGAGGACCTTCTTGAACATTTACTTTTGCCGAATGGCGAACAATGGCTGGCCGTACTCGACGGGCTGGCCGTTGGTGGCCAGCTTCTTCACGATCTCACCCGCCACGTCAGACTCGATCTCGTTCATCAGCTTCATGGCTTCGATGATGCAGAGGATCTGCCCGTCGTCCACGGTGTCGCCTACTTTCACGAAGGGTGGCGCGCCCGGCGACGGCGCCTCGTAATACGTGCCCACGATGGGCGACTTGACGATGTGCAGGCCCTCGTCGGCCTGCGCCGCGGTCTTGCCGGCGGGCTGGCCGGCAGGTGCGCCCTGCGGTTCGGCGGCCGGCGGCGACGCCGGCGCCTGGTGCACGAACGTCATCGGCGGCGGCGCGACCATGGCCTGCTCGCTCGCGCGCTTCACCCGCACCTTGACGTCCCCGCGTTCCAACTCGAACTCGGCGATGTCTTTCTCGATCAGGAACTCGATGAGTTCCTTCAGCTCTTTTTGATTCATTCGTCCTGTGACCGGTGACGCCGTACCGCTACAGCGCGATCAGTTCCTTGGTGGTCGGGGTGAGCACCTCGCAGCCACTCTCGGTGACCACGACCATGTCTTCGATGCGGACCCCGCCCTCTCCCGGCAGGTAAATGCCCGGCTCCACGGTGACGACCATGCCGGGCTGCAACTGCTCCGCCTGGCCTTTCGCCACCCGCGGAGGTTCGTGAATCTCGATTCCCACTCCGTGCCCCGTGGAGTGGGTAAAGTAGCGTCCCAGACCTGCCTTTTGCAACACAGAACGGGCCGCTTGGTCCACTTTGGATACTGGCTGTCCCGGACTCACGCTTGCTATTGCCGCCAGTTGGGCGTCCAGCACGGCCCGGTACAGACTGGCTTGCCGCTTGCTCGGGATGCCCACGCACACGGTGCGCGTCATGTCCGAGCAATAACCGGCGAGTATAACACCGAAGTCGAGGATAACAAGTCCATTCTTCTGAATAGGTTGCGAGGAAGCCCGCCCGTGCGGCAGCGCCGACCGTGACCCGGAAGCCACAATCGTCTCGAACGCCATTCCCTCGGCGCCGTCGCGGCGTGCCGCGTGCTCCAGCTCGGCCGCCACGTCCGATTCCTTCACTCCCGGTTTGATGGAGTGCAGCACGTGGTCAAAGAGCCCGGAGGCCAGGAGGACGGCCGCGCGGATCTGGGCGATCTCCTCGGGCTCCTTGATCATCCGGAGCCGCTCCACCAGCCCGGCGGTAGCGACCAGGCGGGTCGACTTCCCCGTCTCCTGCCCCAGCCGCCGCTGCGTCGCGACGCTGACGTGCTCCGCCTCGAAGCCGATGCGCCGGGCCCGCTGCTTGCGCAGCCACGCCATGGCCTCGAGCAGCGCCGGCCTCTTGCTCACGACGATGCGGGCGCCCGCCACCTCCGCGCGCGCCTGCGTGGTGTAGCGGCCGTCGGTGAAGAAGGCGCGCTTGCCGCCCGCCGCCGCCAACACGCCCGCGCTGCCGGTGAAGCCGCACAGGTAGCGGACGTTGGGCAGGTGCGTGAGCACGCAGCCGTCCAGGCGCTTCTCCCGCAGCGCGGCTTCGAGTTTGCCTGCCCGTGCCTTAAAGTCCATCGCCAACGATTCGAAATCGAAAACCGGCACTCGTCAATCGGCAAAAAGGAGCCCCGGCTGGTTGGCCGGGGCTCGGTGGTTGGTGATGCGTTAAGCCGTTAGGTCTGGATGATCTTCGGCGTGATGAAGAACAGCAGCTCCTGCGTCTCGGTCGAGACCCGGCGGTTCTTGAAGAGGTTGCCGAGGATCGGGATCGAGCCGAGCAGAGGCACCTGCTTGATGTTGAGCGAGTTGGTGGTGCGGATCACGCCGCCCAGCATGATGGTGCCGCCGTCGGAGACCAGGACCTGCGTCTTGACGTGCTGCGTGAGCAGCGCGGGGTTGCCGTTGATGGCCTGCGAGAAGTCCGGCGTCGTGTTCTCCACCTCGATGTTGAGGAAGATGGTGTTCTCGCGCGTGATCTGCGGAGTCACCGAGAGCCGGAGCAGCGCGTCGACGAACTGCGTGGTCGGCGGGCCGCCCAACTGCGCCGCCGTCACGATCGGGAGCTTGACGCCCTGCTCGATGACCGCGGGGATGTTGTCCTGCGTCGCCACGTTCGGACGCGACAGGATCTTGATCAGGCCGCGCGACTCCGCCATCGTCAGGATCGCATCCAGGCGGTAGTCGTTCGTGGCGGTGATGAACGAGATACCGCTCGTCGCCCCGATCGCGGGCAGGTTGCTGAACAGCGGGATCGCGTCGCCGTTCTTGATGTAGAGCGGCGTATCGCTGAAGCCGCCGATGGAGTTCGAGATCGGGCTGGTGCCCACCGAACTCGCGCCGCCCACGGCGGTCGGACGATTGCCGAAGGCGAAGCCCAGCTGCATGCCGATCTCACGCGCGAAGTTGCGCGTTGCCGCGACCACGCGCGCTGAGACCTCCACTTCCTGCGTCTTGAAGTCCAGCGTCTTGATGAGCGCGTTGACCGGCGGCAGGTAGGTCGGGATGTCTTCGATGATCAGCGCGTTCAAGCGCGGATCGGCGATGACTTCGCCGCGCGGCGAGAGGAACTTCTTGATCGTCGCCACCAGGTCCTGCGCGTGCGCGTAGCTCAGGAAGATGGTCTGCGTCACCTTCGGGACCGCCAGCGCCCGCGCTTCACGCTGCGCGCGCTGCGCGTCCGCTTCTTTCTTCATCGTGTCGAGCGTCGCGATGCGCAGCACGTTGCCTTCGAGCTCGCACTCCAGGCCGTTGTTCTTCAGCACCAGGTTCAACGCCTGGTCCCACGGCACTTCGTCGAGCACCAGCGTGACCGACCCCTTCACGTTCGGGTCGAGCACGATGTTCAGGCCGCTGATCTCGTGGATCAGCCGGAAGAAGTCTTTCAGGTCGACGTCTTTCAGGTTCACCGAGACCGGCTCGCCGGTGTAGCGCGTGCGCGAGCAGCTCTGGCTCTGCGCCGGCATCGCGGGCGGGTTCGCCGCCTGCATGGCCGACAGGTTCACCGCGGGAGTCGGGTTGATGCGACCGGTCGCCGGGACGCCGGCGGCCTCTTCCTGCGCCGCGAACTTCGAGGCTGCCTGCTCGGCGCGCTGCGCCGGGCGAGTCTCGTCCGCGACCGCCTCGCCGTCCAGGTTCAAGGCCACGAATCCGGGCGCCTTGCTCTCCGCCGGAGCCGCCGCGGCCTTGGTCTCCGCCGCCTTGGTCGCAGGCTGGGTCGCGACCGCCGGAGCGGTCTCGGCCTGCGCCACGACCGGAGCAGCCGCCGGAGCGGTCTCCGTCTTGGCAGCCGCCGGCGCGCTCAGCGTGAGCATGAGCTTGTTGCCCGCAGGCGTGAGCTGGAAGTCCTGCGCCGACTTCAGGTCGACGACCACGCGCGTGACCGGCGGATCGAGCTGGTAGCGCGCGTAGCGCACCGACTTGATCGCGCCCGAGTTCACCGCGAGCTCGCGCCCGCGTCCCAGGGGGACGGAATTCGGCAGGTCGATCACGACGCGGTCAGGCGCCGTCAGCTTCATCGCCTTGGGTTGGATCGCGCCGCTCGCGACGATCTCGATGGCCGCCGCCCCGCCCACCTGGGTCACACCCACGTTGCGGACCACGGCTGGTTTCGTCTCAGCGACGTGCGACGGCTTCGCCTGCGCCTGGCTCTTCGCCGTCTGCATGGCGGCGGGCTTGGTCTCCGCCGCGGAAATGGGGTTCGAGGCGTCCACATGGACTGCGAGCGTGCCTTCGCTCTCGCGGAAGGTCACGACGGCCGACGGGGCCAGCGTGAGCTCCACGCGCGCGACATCCGCGCCCGCCGCACCCTTGTAGCCGACCACGCGATACGACGTCACGCTCTCCGACGCCACCTTCTGGTGACGGCCGTCGAGGTCCGCCGCAGACACACCCGTCAGGTCGACGAGTAACAGATTGTCCGTGGGACGGTACTCGGTGTGGGTAAAGGCGCCGGTGGCACGGATCGTGATGGTCGCCGCGCTGCCTTGCGTCGCGACCGACACGTCCTTCATCTGTGAACCGGCGGCTGCCGCCGTCGTGGCGCACACGACGACCAGCAGAAAAACTCCCAGCAGTTGCTTCAGCCTCATCTTATCTCTCCTCACGGCTCGGCCTTCGCCTTGCCGTGCGCGGCTTCCCTTGATGCGGCGCCGCTTAAGAATTAGCCCTGACTGCCCTGGTTCGGCCCGGATTGTGTACTGCTGTTGCCCGCCCTTCCGGGCGGCCCTGCAAAACCTTTAGGCGACCGGCCCGACGCGCTTCACCACTTCCTTCTGCGTCTGCTTGCCCATGGCGTCGAGCGTGTTCTGCTTGAACACCACCGAGTCACCGTCGATGCGCAGCACGTAGCCGTCGAACACGGCGTCGTTGCTGCGCAGGTAATAAACCTTCTTCGCGGGATTCCCCACCACCGCGATCCAGCCGCCCTGCGTCTTCACCACGCCCTGCAGCGTGAGCTGGTCGATGATCAGGCAGCGCTTCCCGGTCGCGCACGAGGCCTGCATCTTGCCGGGCAGGCGCGTGACCACCGGGCTCATGAACGGGTCGCGCTTGCCCTTCGCCAGCGCGGCCTGGCTGGGCGACGTCTCCGCCGCCTTCGCCCCGGCCTTGGACGCGGTCGTCGTGGCCGCCGGCTTGGTCGCCGCGGGGTTGCCGGCCGGCTTGCTCGCCGGCTTCGTGGTCGTGCTCTGCGAGGCGGGCGCCGCCGGCTTCTTCGCCGGCGCGGCCTGGCCCGCAGCCAGTCCCGCCACCAGGAACATCGTCGCAATCGTCGTTGTCGCCTTCATACCTGTCACCTGGACTGCTTCTTCCTTCGCTTACTTACTTCGCACCCGCCGGTTTGGCTGGCGCCTTTCCACCCTTCGCGGGCGGCGGCGGCACAGCGCTCGGCTCGTGCGAGAAGAACGTGGTCGCCGTGATGCTCGCCACCACCGACTCCGTGGGCGCGTACTGGTACTTCTTCTTGACGCCCGCTTCGCTCGACCGCGCCGGCGTCGCCATCTTCAGCCCGCCGATGTTGATGATGCGCTCCAGCTTCGCCACTCGCTCGAAGAAGTTCAGCACCCCGTAGTACGGGCCGTCGATGTCCATGTCGAAGGGCAGCTCGGTGTAGTACTCGTGCGTGTTCACCGCCTTCGAGGTGTAGCGCCGGACTTCCACGCCCGCCGCTGTCGCCGTCTCCTGCATCATGTGCATGAACTGGTCGGCTTCCTTCTCGTCGGGCACGATCTTCTTCTGGATCTCGAGCTGCATCTTCAGGCCGGCGATCTGCGCTTCCAGCGCGGGCAGATCACGCTCGTACTTCCGCAGCGTGTCGTTCTGCTGCTTCTGCGCCTGCAGCTTGTCCGCGGCCTTCTTGTTCTCCTCGGTCATGGGCTTCACCAGGCCGTAAAACCCGCCGGCCAGCACCACCACCGCGATCGCCGCCGCGATACCCAGCTGCGCCGGCATTCCCATATCTCTCAAGCTCGCCATAAGTTACCGTCCCTACCCAAGCTACATTTTCTTTGCTTGACCCGCCGGCGCCGCGCTGGGCGACGACTGCGGCTGCGACTTGTCCACCTTCTCGCACACCAGCGTGAACGTGAACACCTGCATGTCCTTCACCTTGTCATCCTGCGTCGTCTCTTTCAGCTCCACCGACTTGAAGTAGCCGGTGGTCTGCAGCGCCTTCATGAGGCTTGCCACCTGGTGCACGCTGAGCGCCGTGCCTTCCATGTTCACGTTGCGCCCGTCTTCCTTCATCGTGCTCAGCCACACGCCTTCGGTGTTGTTGACCGTGTCGCCGATCATCGCCAGCAGCTCGATCGGACCCTGCTGCTTCGCCCGCAGGTCCTCGATCACCTTCACGCGCTGCTCGAAGGTCTTCTTCTGCGACTCGCGCTCGTCGTACTTCGTCTTGGCGGTCGCCAGGCGCGTCGCTTCCTGCTGCGCCGCGGCCATTTCCTTCTCGATCCGCTCCTTTTCGGAGTTGACCTTCCACCACCAGCCGAACAGCGCGCCCAGCGACAGCAGGAACGCCAGCGCGATCACCACCATGGGGTTCGGACCTTCGCCCGGCATCGACGCCGCCGCCGCGCGCTTGCCCTTCTTCGGTTTCGGGAGTCCAAGCAGATTGATCTGGATCATAACGGGAAGCTCCTCAAAGCCAGGCCCACTGCGACTGCAAGCTGTCCGGCATTCTGGTCGATCAGTTCAGCTTCCGCGGCGTTCGCCGGGTAGCCGATCTTCTGGAACGGGTTCAGCAGCTCGACCGGCAGCGAGAACTCCTGGCGCAAGCCTTCGAGCAGCCCCGGCACGCGGCTCGAGCCGCCGGCCAGGTAGATGCGCTCGATGTGCTCGCCCGCCGCCGTCGCGCGGAAGAAGTCGAACGTCTTCTGGATCTCCAGCACGATGATCTCCGTCACCTGCTGCAGGATCGGCATCTTGGCGTCTTCGCTGACGGTGCCGACCTTCTTGCCCAGCTTGAGCGCTTCCGCGTCATCGAAGCTGAGGTCCAGTTCCTTCTGCAGGGAATCGGTGTACTGGTTGCCGCCCACCGAGACGTCGCGCGTGAACAGCGGCGTCACTCCCTTCACGATGTTGATGTTCATCACGCTGGCGCCCAGGTTGAGCAGCGCGACCGTCGACGTGGGCGACGGCTCGTAGTTGTATTCGTAGCAGTTCTGCAGCGCGAAGGCGTCGATGTCGACCACCGAGGCCGCCTTGCCCGCCAGCGATAGCACGTTGGTGTAGTTCAGGATCTTGTCGCGCTTCACCGCCACCAGCAGCACGTCCATCTGCCCGGCCGTCTCGTCCGGGTTCAGCACCTGGTAGTCGATGTTCACGTCGTTCACGTCGAACGGGATGTGCTGCGCCGCTTCCGTCTGGATCGACGACGCCAGCTCCTCATCGCTCATCGGCGAGACCGCGATCTTCTTCACGATCACCGAGTGGCCGCTCACCGAAGTCGCCACCGACTTCGTCTTGATCCCGGCCGTGGTGAAGATCTTGCCGATCGCGCTCGAGACCGAGCCCGAGTCCACGATCATCGAGTCCACCACGATGTCGCTCGCCAGCGGCTCCAGCCCTACGTGCGCCACCGAGATCTCGCCCTTGGTCTTCTTCAGTTCGACCGCTTTGATCGAACTGGAGCCGATGTCCAGGCCAACGATCGTCTTCGCTCCGCCGAATAAGCCCATATCGCGCCTCTAGTGACCCGCCGCCATCCGAGCGGCCTTGGGTCTTTTCTTCCCGCGTCCTTCCCCTACCATGCTCTTGCGTTCCATCCAGGAGTCCAGGATCGTCTTCTTGAACTTCCAGCGGTTCCCGAGCTTGAAGGCAGGGATCTTTTCCTCGTACACGTACTTGTAAAGCGTGTCCGGACTCACTCCCAGGTACTGGGAAGCCTGCCGGATATTCATCACTTCACGCGAGTCCGCCATAAGTACCTAGCCCTTTCCACAGATGTAGCACCCGCACGCGCGGGCAGGACATTGCCGGGCCGTGAGGAGGAAATCCTCTGCTTTCTCGGGGGGAAGGCTACAGTGCGGGAGTTATACCAGTGTTACTCCCCGAAGCGTCAAGCACAATTCTCGGTTTTCTTCCGGTTTCTTCCGGTTTTGTTGGATTTTGGCCGATGTACTTCCGGTCAAAAACCACCTATTTTGTGGTCTCTAGTGGCGACTACCACAAGATACTGTGGTGTTAATGCAGAAGATGCAGAAAATTGCCTGAGAAGTTACTAAGGGACGACTCCCCGCGAGACGCCTCCCGCCCCGGCGAATACCTGAATCAGCGGAACCGATATCCCACCTCGACCAGCAGGTTATGGTTGCCCTCGGTCAGTCGCGTGTTTCCCAGTTGGTAGCAGGCATAGAGGGTCAGCCGCCGGCTGACCTTCACCACGCCTCCCACGTCCAGGTAGCCCGCCGCGTGCCGCCCGGTGTACCACTCCGCCGCCAGGGTCACTCGCTGCGTGACCGGATGCTCCACGGTGAACAGTCCGCCGGCGCGATGTCCGCCGGCCACCACCCCGGGGGTGAACTCGTATCCGCCGGCGGCGACCCGGGTGCCGCGCCGCCACTGCTTGGCCAGGAAGGCGTAAACCTGGTTGCCGGCGTCGTATTGCCGGTGCGCGACGGGGAAATAGAGCGTGTCCCCCACCACGAGCGACCAGCCGCTCTTGCTTTGCAGCGGCTTCCACTTGAAGGTCGGGGAAAGCACCGCGCCCGAAGGCCCCGGCGCAGCGAACGGACCGGCGTTGAGCCCGACCTCCACGTTGCCCCCGACGCCGGCGACCACCCGCGGCGTCGCGGTAAAGACAAACGCCACCGGCCGGGCCGTCAGGTCGAGTTCGCCATAGACCTCGCCGCGCTCCAGCACGTCCGCGCTCGGAACATTGAAGATCGTCTGCTGCGCGCAGGCGCGCGGGAGCACCGCGAACAGGGCCACCAGGAAGGCCGCGGCGTAGCCGCTGCATCGGCTCACTTCGCGTGCGGCTCCAGCGACGGTCGTCGCTCGGCCAGCTCATCCAAGACGCGCGCTCGGTCCCCGCTACGCAACTCGCCCTCCAGCTTGTGCAATGCCAGCGCCACGATGTGGTAGTGGTGCACATGAGCGTAGCGCGGGTCCTTGGTCACGTCGAGCCACAGGTCGTGGAGCAGCCTGACGTCTTCCGGACGCAGCCGCGGCTCGTGCGGCCCCAGGTGATACTCGCGGACTTCGCCCGCAGTCGACACCAGCTCCAGCGTCAGCCGCGGCTTCGGCTCCGGCAGCCGCTCCCAGGCGTCGCCCGTGAGCTTGCCTTGCTCGTCCGGTGAGAGTTTGTTCGAGTATCCGCACACCACTTTCGCCGACTGCAGCGTCTGCGCCGTCAGCATGATGGTGTCGAACACGTTCGAGCCCGCCGCCACCAGCAGGGAGACCGGCTTGCCCGCTTTTTCCGCCACGCTCACGACCGACGTAAAAAGCTGCTGCTCGTACTGGTCGAAGATCTCCTTGGCCTCGTAGCTCGTGTTGCCGCTGAAGGAATGCTCGCGGTGATACAGGCGCGCGGTCATCACCACCACGTCCTGGCGCACCGTGTCGGTCTCCTCGATGACTCGCCGCAGGTACTCCAGGTTGCGCGGGTCGCGGATCCCGACCAGGATGTTCCCCGGCCGCACCTTCAGCACATCCCCGGAAAGCTGGGGGTTGCTGTACACGCGGAACTGCTCGAGGTGCTCGTGCTCGCCCGCGCGCTGCTTCGCGGTCCAATGCTCGGAGGCCCAGAAGAC
This region includes:
- the pilO gene encoding type 4a pilus biogenesis protein PilO; protein product: MPAQLGIAAAIAVVVLAGGFYGLVKPMTEENKKAADKLQAQKQQNDTLRKYERDLPALEAQIAGLKMQLEIQKKIVPDEKEADQFMHMMQETATAAGVEVRRYTSKAVNTHEYYTELPFDMDIDGPYYGVLNFFERVAKLERIINIGGLKMATPARSSEAGVKKKYQYAPTESVVASITATTFFSHEPSAVPPPPAKGGKAPAKPAGAK
- the pilM gene encoding type IV pilus assembly protein PilM, with protein sequence MGLFGGAKTIVGLDIGSSSIKAVELKKTKGEISVAHVGLEPLASDIVVDSMIVDSGSVSSAIGKIFTTAGIKTKSVATSVSGHSVIVKKIAVSPMSDEELASSIQTEAAQHIPFDVNDVNIDYQVLNPDETAGQMDVLLVAVKRDKILNYTNVLSLAGKAASVVDIDAFALQNCYEYNYEPSPTSTVALLNLGASVMNINIVKGVTPLFTRDVSVGGNQYTDSLQKELDLSFDDAEALKLGKKVGTVSEDAKMPILQQVTEIIVLEIQKTFDFFRATAAGEHIERIYLAGGSSRVPGLLEGLRQEFSLPVELLNPFQKIGYPANAAEAELIDQNAGQLAVAVGLALRSFPL
- the accB gene encoding acetyl-CoA carboxylase biotin carboxyl carrier protein, which translates into the protein MNQKELKELIEFLIEKDIAEFELERGDVKVRVKRASEQAMVAPPPMTFVHQAPASPPAAEPQGAPAGQPAGKTAAQADEGLHIVKSPIVGTYYEAPSPGAPPFVKVGDTVDDGQILCIIEAMKLMNEIESDVAGEIVKKLATNGQPVEYGQPLFAIRQK
- a CDS encoding PilN domain-containing protein, producing MIQINLLGLPKPKKGKRAAAASMPGEGPNPMVVIALAFLLSLGALFGWWWKVNSEKERIEKEMAAAQQEATRLATAKTKYDERESQKKTFEQRVKVIEDLRAKQQGPIELLAMIGDTVNNTEGVWLSTMKEDGRNVNMEGTALSVHQVASLMKALQTTGYFKSVELKETTQDDKVKDMQVFTFTLVCEKVDKSQPQSSPSAAPAGQAKKM
- the pilQ gene encoding type IV pilus secretin PilQ gives rise to the protein MRLKQLLGVFLLVVVCATTAAAAGSQMKDVSVATQGSAATITIRATGAFTHTEYRPTDNLLLVDLTGVSAADLDGRHQKVASESVTSYRVVGYKGAAGADVARVELTLAPSAVVTFRESEGTLAVHVDASNPISAAETKPAAMQTAKSQAQAKPSHVAETKPAVVRNVGVTQVGGAAAIEIVASGAIQPKAMKLTAPDRVVIDLPNSVPLGRGRELAVNSGAIKSVRYARYQLDPPVTRVVVDLKSAQDFQLTPAGNKLMLTLSAPAAAKTETAPAAAPVVAQAETAPAVATQPATKAAETKAAAAPAESKAPGFVALNLDGEAVADETRPAQRAEQAASKFAAQEEAAGVPATGRINPTPAVNLSAMQAANPPAMPAQSQSCSRTRYTGEPVSVNLKDVDLKDFFRLIHEISGLNIVLDPNVKGSVTLVLDEVPWDQALNLVLKNNGLECELEGNVLRIATLDTMKKEADAQRAQREARALAVPKVTQTIFLSYAHAQDLVATIKKFLSPRGEVIADPRLNALIIEDIPTYLPPVNALIKTLDFKTQEVEVSARVVAATRNFAREIGMQLGFAFGNRPTAVGGASSVGTSPISNSIGGFSDTPLYIKNGDAIPLFSNLPAIGATSGISFITATNDYRLDAILTMAESRGLIKILSRPNVATQDNIPAVIEQGVKLPIVTAAQLGGPPTTQFVDALLRLSVTPQITRENTIFLNIEVENTTPDFSQAINGNPALLTQHVKTQVLVSDGGTIMLGGVIRTTNSLNIKQVPLLGSIPILGNLFKNRRVSTETQELLFFITPKIIQT
- a CDS encoding biotin carboxylase N-terminal domain-containing protein — its product is MFKKVLIANRGEIALRVICACKELGIRTVAVYSEADRNSLHVRFADEAICIGPPRSADSYLNVPAVISAAELCNVDAIHPGYGLLSENANFAEVCETSHIKFIGPPPNVTRLMGEKEKARMTMKKAGVPILPGSEGVLESDREALEWAKEIGYPVIIKASAGGGGRGMRVIRTAEELPPLFTQAQSEAAAAFGNGDLYMEKFIEQPRHIEFQVLADSHGHVISLGERECSIQRRHQKLVEECPSPVVDPAARERLLGLAVSAMRAVGYVNAGTVEFLRADDGTFYFMEVNARLQVEHPVTEEVFGLDLV
- a CDS encoding helix-turn-helix domain-containing protein produces the protein MADSREVMNIRQASQYLGVSPDTLYKYVYEEKIPAFKLGNRWKFKKTILDSWMERKSMVGEGRGKKRPKAARMAAGH
- a CDS encoding Xaa-Pro peptidase family protein, with product MDFKARAGKLEAALREKRLDGCVLTHLPNVRYLCGFTGSAGVLAAAGGKRAFFTDGRYTTQARAEVAGARIVVSKRPALLEAMAWLRKQRARRIGFEAEHVSVATQRRLGQETGKSTRLVATAGLVERLRMIKEPEEIAQIRAAVLLASGLFDHVLHSIKPGVKESDVAAELEHAARRDGAEGMAFETIVASGSRSALPHGRASSQPIQKNGLVILDFGVILAGYCSDMTRTVCVGIPSKRQASLYRAVLDAQLAAIASVSPGQPVSKVDQAARSVLQKAGLGRYFTHSTGHGVGIEIHEPPRVAKGQAEQLQPGMVVTVEPGIYLPGEGGVRIEDMVVVTESGCEVLTPTTKELIAL